The following are encoded together in the Streptomyces rapamycinicus NRRL 5491 genome:
- a CDS encoding APC family permease: MGDTVNTPAGPGELRRRIGVFDAVVVGLGSMIGAGVFGALGPAAREAGTGLLFGLVAAGVVAYCNATSSARLAARYPRSGGTYVYGRERLGDFWGYLAGWGFVVGKTASCAAMALTVGSYVWPAQAHAVAVAAVVALTAVNYMGVHKAAWLTRAIVAVVLAVLAALVVALLTAGEADAARLEIGGDATLGGVLRAGGLLFFAFAGYARIATLGEEVRDPARTIPRAIPLALGITLAVYAAVAIAALTVLGSGGLGAAGAPLADAVCAAGLPGLAPVVRAGAAVAALGSLLALILGVSRTTLAMARDRHLPSALAAVHPRFAVPHRAELAVGAVVAVLAATADLRGAIGFSSFGVLAYYAVANASAWTLTPAEGRPPRIVPGLGLAGCLVLAFALPVSSVVSGAAVLALGAAAYGVRRATAA; the protein is encoded by the coding sequence ATGGGGGACACGGTGAACACCCCTGCCGGACCGGGGGAGTTGCGGCGGCGCATCGGGGTCTTCGACGCGGTCGTGGTCGGCCTGGGGTCGATGATCGGCGCGGGTGTCTTCGGGGCGCTGGGGCCCGCCGCGCGGGAGGCGGGGACGGGGCTGCTGTTCGGCCTGGTGGCCGCAGGAGTGGTGGCGTACTGCAACGCCACCTCCTCCGCGCGGCTGGCCGCCCGCTATCCGCGGTCCGGTGGCACCTATGTCTACGGCCGTGAGCGGCTGGGCGACTTCTGGGGGTATCTGGCCGGCTGGGGGTTCGTGGTCGGCAAGACCGCCTCCTGTGCGGCGATGGCCCTGACCGTCGGCTCCTACGTCTGGCCCGCCCAGGCACACGCGGTGGCGGTGGCGGCCGTGGTGGCGCTGACGGCCGTCAACTACATGGGTGTGCACAAGGCCGCCTGGCTGACCCGGGCGATCGTGGCCGTCGTGCTCGCGGTTCTCGCCGCCCTGGTCGTCGCACTCCTCACCGCCGGGGAGGCAGACGCCGCACGGCTGGAGATCGGCGGCGACGCCACCCTCGGCGGGGTGCTGCGCGCGGGCGGCCTGCTGTTCTTCGCCTTCGCCGGATACGCCCGGATCGCCACCCTCGGCGAGGAGGTCCGCGACCCGGCGCGCACCATCCCCCGCGCCATCCCCCTCGCGCTCGGCATCACCCTGGCCGTCTACGCGGCGGTCGCGATCGCCGCGCTGACCGTGCTGGGCAGCGGCGGGCTCGGCGCGGCGGGCGCCCCGCTGGCCGACGCCGTGTGCGCCGCCGGGCTCCCGGGGCTGGCGCCGGTGGTACGGGCGGGCGCCGCGGTGGCCGCGCTGGGGTCGCTGCTCGCACTGATCCTGGGCGTCTCCCGGACCACCCTGGCCATGGCCCGCGACCGGCACCTTCCGTCCGCACTGGCCGCCGTGCACCCCCGGTTCGCGGTGCCGCACCGCGCCGAACTGGCCGTGGGCGCGGTGGTGGCGGTCCTGGCGGCGACGGCGGATCTGCGCGGTGCGATCGGGTTCTCCTCGTTCGGGGTGCTGGCCTACTACGCCGTCGCCAACGCCTCCGCCTGGACCCTCACCCCCGCCGAGGGGCGGCCACCGCGGATCGTGCCGGGGCTCGGCCTGGCCGGCTGTCTGGTGCTGGCCTTCGCGCTGCCGGTCTCCTCGGTGGTCTCCGGCGCGGCGGTGCTGGCCCTGGGCGCCGCGGCCTACGGGGTGCGGCGCGCGACGGCCGCGTAG
- a CDS encoding ArsR/SmtB family transcription factor, giving the protein MPVSEPSPTATRSHTHPSGAAQFATAAGVFSLLSDPTRLHLVWSLARGEADVNTLTEASGAARPAVSQHLAKLRLAGLVRVRKEGRRSVYSLHDGHLRRLVTEAVNHADHMVTGAPPHD; this is encoded by the coding sequence ATGCCGGTCAGCGAACCCTCCCCAACTGCGACCCGGTCGCATACGCATCCCAGCGGCGCGGCGCAGTTCGCCACGGCCGCCGGTGTCTTCTCGCTGCTGTCCGACCCGACCCGGCTGCATCTGGTGTGGTCCCTCGCCCGGGGCGAGGCCGATGTCAACACCCTCACCGAGGCCAGCGGGGCGGCCCGCCCGGCGGTGAGCCAGCATCTGGCCAAGCTCCGGCTGGCCGGGCTGGTCCGGGTGCGCAAGGAGGGCCGCCGCTCGGTGTACTCCCTTCACGACGGCCATCTGCGCCGGCTGGTCACCGAGGCCGTCAACCACGCGGACCACATGGTCACCGGGGCCCCGCCGCACGACTGA